A section of the Kluyveromyces lactis strain NRRL Y-1140 chromosome F complete sequence genome encodes:
- the DCP2 gene encoding decapping enzyme complex catalytic subunit (similar to uniprot|P53550 Saccharomyces cerevisiae YNL118C DCP2 Protein required for the decapping of mRNAs functions to allow the production of active Dcp1p contains a pyrophosphatase MutT motif and several alpha-helical leucine-rich motifs) → MSLPLLRPFETVSLENAVEDLVVRFILNVPPEDLSTVERVLFHFEEASWFYTDFVKLMNPYLPNLSIKSFSKIVIDICPLIWNWDITPENALVKFSNYKKTIPVRGAAIFNDSLSKILLLRGINSKHWSFPRGKIGKDEDDVACCIREVKEETGFDLTGFIDADQYVERNMNGKNFKIFLVKGVPEDFEFKPEHKNEIQAIEWKDFKKLSKAITKNEGSAKVFLVNSMIRPLSLYVKNEKRAKDENKLKLYAEEHLKSILGLNKKENKIVLDAGRELMEMLQKSAKTAQHQARNETYVAENPVVDVNQARSLFPLMSVQSVSHFSSSNNTNNNIVNGTGMTINTTGNNKLDHEKSYSTEQNTDLQASSKELLAFLHKSSTVNDKERQISGSDSVSSFPSAHFTEFTDDENYEEFESSSDESQYESSQEQLGHSDTEWDPNRDDELLTVKEPKSVKETQPSKPVKPETKQGATNNQKPILLKRPESQNKANNIESQTVKPKIRLLRRGDTLASATQSPSNESIKAVSEKRNDTETTSNKNAANDLLSILKKPSEDQPKINDSETHSNRSVANDLLSILKKPSRSEVPGAASSPLFTNTFENSQSSSSNASVEHHTSSNNDRNGSNFSKQFTASPALNEPSPKNDASDLMQLLKRPQQNSEPQSPISDLSPASKPSNELLNILKNPKTGLNSQISDDPVTHNTQYNRMPPLQVQPQQPFQMQQMQQMMPPPGYPPQNMSYIPQGFSPQQQFQYQQPINGYPMQPQPLNMGQPAPNQGFTKQQELLNILHKPNAPVQETPSNPSSELLSILKR, encoded by the coding sequence ATGTCATTACCGTTGTTACGTCCGTTTGAGACTGTTTCTTTGGAGAATGCAGTCGAAGACCTTGTTGTCAGATTCATTCTCAATGTTCCCCCGGAAGATTTATCAACAGTTGAGCGGGTTCTATTccattttgaagaagccTCATGGTTTTACACTGATTTCGTTAAACTAATGAACCCATATTTGCCCAATTTAAGCATTAAAAGCTTCTCCAAGATCGTCATAGACATCTGTCCTTTGATTTGGAACTGGGATATCACACCAGAAAATGCACTTgtcaagttttcaaattataaGAAGACCATTCCCGTTAGGGGAGCCGCTATATTCAACGATAGTTTGTCAAAGATATTATTGTTGAGAGGTATCAATTCAAAACACTGGTCTTTCCCACGAGGTAAAATTGgtaaagatgaagatgacgtCGCATGCTGCATAAGGGAAGTTAAAGAGGAGACCGGCTTCGATTTAACCGGATTCATTGATGCTGATCAATACGTTGAACGGAACATGAATGGTAAAAACTTTAAAATCTTTCTCGTGAAAGGTGTACCTGAAGACTTTGAGTTTAAACCAGAAcacaaaaatgaaattcaAGCCATTGAATGgaaagatttcaaaaaattgagCAAGGCAATCACCAAGAATGAAGGCAGTGCCAAAGTTTTCTTGGTCAATTCCATGATTAGACCGTTGTCCTTATACGTTAAAAACGAAAAGAGGGCCAAGGATGAaaataaattgaaattataCGCCGAGGAACATTTGAAATCCATTTTAGGATTGAATAAGAAGGAGAACAAGATCGTGCTTGACGCAGGTCGTGAGTTGATGGAAATGCTACAAAAATCTGCAAAAACAGCTCAACATCAAGCCAGAAACGAGACATATGTTGCGGAAAACCCTGTGGTTGATGTGAATCAAGCTCGTAGCTTGTTTCCACTTATGTCCGTCCAATCTGTTTCTCACTTTTCTTCCAGTAATAACACCAATAATAACATTGTCAATGGTACCGGTATGACGATAAATACCACTGGAAATAATAAATTGGACCACGAAAAATCGTATTCTACGGAACAAAATACTGATTTACAAGCCTCTAGCAAAGAACTACTGGCATTTTTACACAAAAGTTCTACTGTCAATGACAAGGAAAGACAAATTTCAGGCAGTGATAGCGTTTCGTCATTCCCATCTGCTCATTTCACGGAGTTcactgatgatgaaaactACGAGGAATTCGAAAGTTCATCTGACGAAAGTCAATACGAAAGCTCTCAAGAACAACTTGGTCATTCTGACACGGAATGGGACCCCAACAGAGATGATGAGTTATTAACAGTGAAAGAACCCAAAAGTGTGAAAGAAACACAACCTTCAAAACCTGTCAAACCTGAAACAAAGCAAGGTGCCACAAACAATCAAAAACCTATACTTTTGAAACGTCCGGAATCTCAAAATAAGGCTAATAATATTGAATCTCAAACCGTGAAGCCAAAAATCAGATTATTGAGGCGTGGTGACACATTGGCATCAGCCACACAGTCTCCCTCCAATGAATCTATTAAAGCAGTCTCTGAGAAACGAAACGATACAGAAACCacttcaaacaaaaatgcAGCCAACGACTTATTGtcaatcttgaagaagCCATCAGAGGACCAACCAAAGATAAACGATTCAGAGACACATTCAAACAGAAGTGTAGCCAATGATTTATTGTCcatattgaagaaaccatcGAGATCAGAAGTACCAGGCGCCGCTTCGTCTCCTTTATTCACTAATACCTTTGAGAATAGTCAAAGTAGTAGTTCGAACGCTTCAGTGGAACATCATACTTCTTCCAATAACGACCGTAATGGttctaatttttcaaagcagTTTACTGCCTCACCTGCACTAAACGAACCATCTCCTAAAAATGATGCAAGCGACTTAATGCAACTACTGAAAAGACCACAACAGAACAGTGAACCTCAAAGTCCAATATCAGACCTTTCTCCAGCAAGCAAACCCTCAAATGAATTGCTTaatatattgaagaatCCCAAGACCGGCCTAAACTCGCAAATATCGGACGATCCTGTGACACACAACACCCAATACAATAGGATGCCTCCTCTGCAAGTACAGCCTCAACAGCCTTTCCAAATGCAGCAAATGCAGCAAATGATGCCACCTCCAGGTTATCCTCCCCAAAATATGTCATATATTCCCCAAGGCTTCTCTCCTCAGCAGCAATTCCAATATCAGCAACCGATTAATGGATATCCTATGCAACCTCAGCCACTTAACATGGGACAACCTGCACCAAACCAAGGTTTTACTAAACAGcaagaacttttgaatataTTACACAAGCCAAATGCTCCTGTTCAAGAAACTCCTTCCAACCCTTCATCTGAATTATTGAGtatcttgaaaagatgA
- the NCS2 gene encoding Ncs2p (similar to uniprot|P53923 Saccharomyces cerevisiae YNL119W NCS2 Protein with a role in urmylation and in invasive and pseudohyphal growth inhibits replication of Brome mosaic virus in S. cerevisiae which is a model system for studying replication of positive-strand RNA viruses in their natural hosts), with product MVICKRCKLLDATLVSRKEPFCDECFVKFISLKQRKQMMSDDYFQDIFKISYPDKKRGQAEADKQNQDSNVLVPLSLGSSSLAVLDILNDTLLEQKQTHRGKTGFHVEVITICGQAEFEEVRGKIELLKSKYKENSDKILFHIVDRNQFFAVPFDLQEITLYIDNFNTLVRSSNNPSTTVEKVLASAPNKTAKEDLLNIIYTHLIKKFALQRNFKAILWGHSMTKLADEVISLTVKGRGAEIAGYLDDSSLDSKYNTAFRNFHPGRDVLLSEIDAYCHIKGLSQFSHNYVVQDTLFYDKFVDKPTKNVKLIKNMTMNELARQYFDNIEGDYSNVISTVVRTGAKLSNPDNELNQIMHCSICNAIIYKNPVNWLDGITVSKPFVIHNEEELTNYNAWEAANPDKAEKLNKMSDTPAKNVGVCYGCITTLTGMKDRKLEWIRRDDKAELTAVLQEYEIPSDDSEQ from the coding sequence ATGGTCATTTGTAAAAGGTGTAAGCTGCTGGATGCAACTCTAGTCTCGAGAAAAGAACCATTTTGTGATGAATGTTTCGTGaaatttatttctttgaaacagaGGAAGCAGATGATGTCTGATGACTACTTCCAAgatatattcaaaatctCATATCCAGATAAGAAACGTGGTCAGGCAGAAGCTGATAAGCAAAATCAAGATTCCAATGTTCTCGTGCCGCTTTCTTTGGGATCCTCTTCTTTGGCAGTTTTAGATATCTTGAACGATACTTTGTTGGAGCAGAAACAAACACACCGGGGAAAAACTGGATTTCACGTAGAAGTAATCACGATTTGTGGACAGGCagagtttgaagaagtgCGCGGTAAGATTGAACTTctgaaatcaaaatataaagaaaacTCCGATAAGATTCTGTTCCATATTGTTGACAgaaatcaattctttgcCGTGCCGTTTGATCTGCAAGAAATTACACTGTACATTGATAACTTCAACACTCTGGTAAGATCATCAAATAATCCAAGTACTACTGTAGAGAAAGTGCTTGCCAGCGCGCCTAACAAAACAGCGAAAGAAGATCTTTTGAACATTATTTATACCCATTTGATTAAGAAATTTGCCttacaaagaaatttcaaagCCATCTTATGGGGTCACTCGATGACAAAGTTAGCTGATGAAGTCATTAGTCTGACTGTTAAAGGACGTGGTGCAGAAATCGCAGGTTATCTTGATGATTCTTCCCTCGATAGTAAATATAATACCGCCTTCAGAAACTTTCATCCAGGCCGGGACGTTTTACTGTCAGAAATTGATGCTTACTGTCATATAAAAGGGCTTTCGCAATTCTCTCATAATTATGTTGTCCAGGACACTTTGTTTTATGACAAATTTGTGGACAAGCCTACCAAAAATGTCAaacttatcaaaaatatgaCGATGAATGAACTCGCGAGACAGTATTTTGATAACATTGAAGGTGATTACTCAAACGTGATATCTACAGTTGTTAGAACAGGTGCAAAATTATCTAACCCTGATAATGAACTAAATCAAATCATGCACTGTAGTATTTGCAATGCCATTATTTATAAGAATCCAGTAAATTGGCTTGACGGTATCACAGTTAGCAAGCCATTTGTGATTCATAATGAGGAAGAACTGACCAACTACAATGCCTGGGAGGCAGCTAATCCAGACAAAGCCGAAAAACTAAACAAAATGAGTGATACTCCTGCCAAGAATGTAGGCGTGTGTTACGGTTGTATTACCACTCTAACTGGCATGAAAGATAGAAAGTTAGAGTGGATACGAAGAGATGATAAAGCAGAACTAACAGCGGTTCTTCAAGAGTATGAAATCCCATCAGATGATTCTGAACAATAA
- the COX23 gene encoding Cox23p (similar to uniprot|P38824 Saccharomyces cerevisiae YHR116W COX23 Mitochondrial intermembrane space protein that functions in mitochondrial copper homeostasis essential for functional cytochrome oxidase expression homologous to Cox17p), with the protein MTDKQETTQPAEKLQQPEKVAENVDPSLELNKTKVNFTPEKTDVNTYKFYPDDPESTLNRYRFAVKGASEYYDPCQESSKMSFKCLELNNYDRDLCHDYFDAYRECKKQWLKARREKREFWE; encoded by the coding sequence ATGACCGataaacaagaaacaacacAACCAGCTGAAAAGCTGCAACAGCCTGAAAAGGTGGCAGAGAACGTCGACCCCAGTCTCGAACTCAATAAGACTAAGGTCAATTTTACACCGGAAAAGACTGATGTCAACACCTACAAGTTCTATCCTGATGATCCAGAATCTACGTTGAACAGATACAGATTTGCAGTGAAAGGTGCTTCTGAATACTACGACCCATGCCAGGAATCATCTAAAATGTCTTTCAAGTGCCTTGAATTAAACAACTACGACAGAGACCTATGCCATGACTATTTCGACGCTTACAGAGAGTGTAAAAAGCAGTGGTTGAAGGCcagaagagagaaaagagaattttGGGAATAA
- the TOM70 gene encoding protein channel TOM70 (similar to uniprot|P07213 Saccharomyces cerevisiae YNL121C TOM70 Translocase of Outer Mitochondrial membrane 70 kDa mitochondrial specialized import receptor of the outer membrane) — protein MSDNSVSSFVTRNKTAILATAAAGGAAIGAYYYYNQLQRAELGSGSSGSKKTSKSEKKKRAGKKKKDSSSSSNGSDVVYPVDANGQPDLSKKDEFTPEQVDKYALALKDKGNEFFKAKDFEKAIEYYTLAISLKEDPVFYSNRSAAYVSINNFEKVVEDTTAALKLKPDYSKCWLRRASAYENLGQFSDAMFDLSAVSLLGEYSGQSVEQLLERNMNKQATKVLGEKLKENQGKESPLPSNTSLASFFGIFNPETSFDDYDGENEADVELKKGLENLYKCQTGCYELADEEFTKAAELYKKELESSPDNESLKKKAAIAFEHVGIFKFFKNDPITAHINLEESLSLNPRPSTYIYMALIMADKGEANQYKEYFDKALELDPNCSAVYYHRGQMHFVVENFKEAGADFDKAKELNPENIFAYIQCACLAFRDDRFDDCETLFSEARRKFPTAPEVPNFYAEILAAKNSLDAAIKQYDIAIKLEDALPGIHVGIAPMIGKATALIRNPTVENFVEASELFEEACKIDPRSEQAKIGLAQLKLQQEEIDDAIQLFEDAADLSRSFDEKLQATTFAEATKVQKKIRADPFIKGKIDEAIAAYRAQGLA, from the coding sequence atgtCGGATAATTCTGTGAGTTCATTTGTGACTCGTAACAAGACCGCCATCTTGGCAACTGCTGCTGCCGGTGGTGCTGCTATTGGTGcttattattattataaCCAATTGCAGAGGGCAGAATTGGGTTCTGGTTCCAGTGGTAGTAAGAAGACTTCCAAgagtgaaaagaagaagagggccgggaagaagaagaaggattcgtcttcttcatcaaacGGTTCTGATGTCGTTTATCCAGTAGACGCTAACGGTCAACCAGATTTGTCTAAGAAGGATGAGTTTACTCCAGAACAAGTTGACAAATATGCTTTGGCGTTGAAGGACAAGGGTAATGAATTCTTTAAGGCCAAGGATTTCGAAAAGGCTATTGAATATTATACCTTAGCtatttcattgaaagaggaTCCAGTGTTTTACTCCAACAGATCTGCTGCATACGTCTCAATTAACAATTTCGaaaaagttgttgaagatacCACTGCCgctttgaaattgaagcCTGATTACTCCAAATGTTGGTTGAGAAGAGCTAGTGCTTATGAAAACTTGGGCCAATTCTCCGATGCTATGTTTGACTTGTCGGCTGTCTCTTTGTTGGGTGAATACAGCGGTCAATCCGTGGAGCAACTGCTGGAAAGAAACATGAACAAACAAGCCACAAAGGTCTTGggtgaaaaattgaaggagAACCAGGGTAAAGAATCTCCATTACCATCTAACACCTCTTTGGCATCATTCTTCGGTATCTTCAACCCTGAAACTTCTTTCGATGATTACGATGGCGAAAATGAAGCAGATGTTGAGTTGAAAAAAGGTTTGGAAAACTTGTACAAATGTCAAACCGGATGTTACGAATTGGctgatgaagaattcaCCAAGGCTGCCGAGTTAtacaagaaagaattagaatCTTCTCCAGATaatgaatctttgaagaagaaggctgCCATCGCCTTCGAACATGTGGGtattttcaagttcttcaaaaatgatCCAATTACCGCGCATATTAACCTGGAAGAATCGTTGTCTTTGAACCCAAGACCTTCTACTTACATCTACATGGCTTTGATTATGGCTGACAAGGGTGAAGCCAACCAATACAAGGAATACTTTGACAAAGCTTTAGAATTAGATCCAAACTGCTCTGCTGTTTACTATCATCGCGGTCAAATGcattttgttgttgaaaacttcaaagaagctGGTGCCGATTTCGATAAGGCTAAGGAATTAAATCCAGAAAACATTTTTGCCTACATCCAATGTGCTTGCTTGGCTTTCCGTGACGATAGATTTGATGATTGTGAAACTTTGTTCAGCGAAGCCAGAAGAAAGTTCCCAACTGCTCCAGAAGTTCCAAACTTTTATGCCGAAATTTTGGCTGCTAAGAACTCTCTAGATGCTGCCATCAAGCAATACGATATTGCCATCAAGTTGGAAGATGCTTTACCAGGTATTCACGTCGGTATTGCTCCAATGATTGGTAAGGCCACTGCTTTGATTAGAAACCCAACCGTTGAAAACTTCGTTGAAGCTTCcgaattatttgaagaagcttgTAAGATCGATCCAAGATCCGAACAAGCCAAGATCGGTCTTGCTCAACTAAAATtgcaacaagaagaaattgatgatgCCATTCAATTGTTCGAAGATGCTGCCGATCTCTCAAGATCTTTCGATGAAAAACTACAAGCTACTACTTTCGCTGAGGCTACCAAGGTCCAGAAAAAGATCAGAGCTGATCCATTCATTAAGGGTAAGATCGACGAAGCTATTGCAGCCTACCGTGCTCAAGGTCTCGCGTAA